The DNA sequence TCTTGCCGGAGGACATCCTGATGTTTGCAACGGTGGAATGGGAACAAAATGGATTGGTGACGAAGGCTGGGTTTGGGTTGATCGTGGTGAAAGATTAGATTCAAGTAATAAACTATTGCTGCAAGATAAAATTAAACCAAATGAAATTCATTTATTTAAATCCCCGGGTCACATGAGAAATTTCTTAGATTGCGTGAGAAGTCGACAAGAAACACTTACTCCATGCGAAACCGCTCATCGATCTGCAACACCAGGGCATTTGGGACAAATCTCAATGTTATTAGGTAGAACAATAAAATTTAATCCAGAGACAGAAGAAATTATAAATGATACGGTTGCATCAAGATTATTGGGAAGACCAATGAGAAGTCCTTATCATCTTTAAGATTTTATAAACATTTTTGTTTTTCGTACTATTAAAATTTACGAGGTTTTTAATGTTAATTAAATATTTAGATTTGAAACAAAATAAATTTTTACAGAATATTTTTTTAGTAATATTCTTTTTAATTAACACAAATTTCTTTGCACAAGTAATTCCGACAAAACTGTTTGAAGATATTTCCAATTACAAAATTGGTGATGACAGAAGCAAGCTTATGGAAATTTCTGATATTGTTTTTAATTCAACAAATGATTCAGCAAAATCAATTTTAGTTGAAAAAGAAATTCTGAATTTTCTTAAAAGTAATATTTCTTATGATGCAAAAGATTTCGCTTGCAGACAATTAAGAGTTATTGGTTCTGAAGTTTCCGCAATTGAATTAAGGGATTTTTTATTAGATGATAATACTTGTGATATTGCAAGATACGCATTAGAAAATATTCAGATTGAATCAATTGATAAATTACTAATTTCAGCTCTGCCTCAAGTCTCAAAAAAAAATAAAATAGGGATCATCAATACTTTAGGAATGCGAAAAAGTGAAATTTCTGTTAAAGTATTAGCAAAAATAATTTCGGTAAACGATGAAGAATTATCAATTACAGCGGTTTCTGCATTGGGAAATATTGCAAATGAAGAATGCAAATTCGTTCTGGAAAAACATTTTAACATCCCAAATGAAAATCTAAGAAATAAAATATTTTCGGCTTATTTAAATTGTATTCAAAAAACTTCATCAAATTCATATTCTGATTATTTAAAACTCTATAATACAAATAATCTTCCAACACCAATAAAACAAGCTGCTTTAGCTGGTATTATTAATTTTTATGATAATAAAGTTGATGTAATCCAAAAGAGAATTTTAAGCGAACCAAACGATTTTAGATTTATTCCAATTTCAAAAATAAAAGAACTTCCCAAAGAAACTGATTTTTCAATCTTTGCAAAACTTCTTTCAAAATTAGAATCAGCTAACCAAATTCAACTTCTCGGCTCATTAGAATGCGTAGGTAAAAGTAATGTAAAACCTTTCGTTTTGGAAATGTTAGAATCTAAAAACGAACTTGTAAGAATTTCCGCCATCAAAGCTTTAAAAAACATTGGTGATAAAAATGATATTATAGCTCTTACTAAAATTGCCGCAGCTACTTCCGGCAGCGAAGCTGATTATGCAAGATTAACAATAGACTTAATGAAAGACTCAAATGTTGATGATGAAATAATTAAAAATATAAATTCTGTGGATGATAACGTAAAACTGGAATTAATTCGCGCAGTAGGAAGCAGAAATATTAAATCAGCATTGAAGGATATTTTCGAACTTGCTAAATCAGAGAATAAGAATATCAGATCCGAAGCATTTAAAACTTTGGGTGAAATTGCTTCAGAAGAAAATTTAAAAGATTTATTAAATGTATTGGTTCAGCAAAAAGAAGTTTCAGATAAGCGAAAAGTTGAAAAAACTATTTCAAATATTATTTCTAAGACTGAATCAAAAAACAATTCTGCGAATTTATTAATTGATGAATACAACAAAAATATCAATGCCGATAGCAAAATTTCAATTTTACGATTGCTTGGTTTCACAGATTCTGATAATGCACATTTAACATTAATTGAAGCATTGAAAAACGAAAACGAACAAATTAAAATTGCTGCGATTCAAGGTTTATCAAATTGGTCAACTCCCAAACCAATGAATGATTTATTAAGTGCTGCTGAAAACTCATCAAACGAAAATATAAAAAGTGCAGCTCTAAAAGGATATACAAATTTTATTGAGCTAAATAAAAATATTACCCCATCAGAAAAAATAGATCTTTATAAAAAATCTTTAAAACTTTCGCAAACTGATAATGAAAAAAATATTGCACTTGATTGCATTGGTCATATTGATGATTTTGAGTCTTTAAATATTTTTAAATCCTATATTAATCAGCCGGAATTAAAACAAACTATTGATGATGGAATAAATAGAGTTGCTTGGCATTTACACAAATTAAATCCGGAAAAAGTAAAAGAATATATTTTATATTTTCTTGATAATGTAAAAGATGAAAAATTTCAAACAAAGAATTCTGAATTAATAAATGTAATTGATCGTTTTATAATGGAAAGAGACGGAAAATAATTTTGTGTTATTTCTT is a window from the Ignavibacteriota bacterium genome containing:
- a CDS encoding HEAT repeat domain-containing protein, yielding MLIKYLDLKQNKFLQNIFLVIFFLINTNFFAQVIPTKLFEDISNYKIGDDRSKLMEISDIVFNSTNDSAKSILVEKEILNFLKSNISYDAKDFACRQLRVIGSEVSAIELRDFLLDDNTCDIARYALENIQIESIDKLLISALPQVSKKNKIGIINTLGMRKSEISVKVLAKIISVNDEELSITAVSALGNIANEECKFVLEKHFNIPNENLRNKIFSAYLNCIQKTSSNSYSDYLKLYNTNNLPTPIKQAALAGIINFYDNKVDVIQKRILSEPNDFRFIPISKIKELPKETDFSIFAKLLSKLESANQIQLLGSLECVGKSNVKPFVLEMLESKNELVRISAIKALKNIGDKNDIIALTKIAAATSGSEADYARLTIDLMKDSNVDDEIIKNINSVDDNVKLELIRAVGSRNIKSALKDIFELAKSENKNIRSEAFKTLGEIASEENLKDLLNVLVQQKEVSDKRKVEKTISNIISKTESKNNSANLLIDEYNKNINADSKISILRLLGFTDSDNAHLTLIEALKNENEQIKIAAIQGLSNWSTPKPMNDLLSAAENSSNENIKSAALKGYTNFIELNKNITPSEKIDLYKKSLKLSQTDNEKNIALDCIGHIDDFESLNIFKSYINQPELKQTIDDGINRVAWHLHKLNPEKVKEYILYFLDNVKDEKFQTKNSELINVIDRFIMERDGK